A genome region from Nocardia sp. NBC_01730 includes the following:
- a CDS encoding DUF3830 family protein: protein MARHITITLTKAGVSCRARLLDDEAPLTCAAVWDALPQEGDAFHAKYARNEVYTLLPRIVAAPHRENPTVTPIPGDVCLFDFEPWEIGNPAYGYEPGSAAHHAQGAADLAVFYGRNNLLINGDLGWVPGNVFATIEDGLAELAAACNALWLRGVEGETLAFARAE, encoded by the coding sequence ATGGCCCGCCATATCACCATTACGCTCACCAAGGCTGGAGTGAGCTGCCGTGCCCGACTGCTGGACGACGAGGCCCCGCTCACGTGCGCGGCGGTCTGGGACGCGCTTCCGCAGGAGGGTGACGCGTTCCACGCCAAATACGCGCGCAACGAGGTGTACACGCTACTGCCCCGCATCGTGGCCGCGCCACACCGGGAAAATCCCACGGTCACACCGATTCCCGGCGATGTGTGCCTGTTCGACTTCGAACCGTGGGAGATCGGCAACCCGGCCTACGGCTATGAGCCGGGATCCGCCGCCCATCACGCCCAGGGCGCGGCGGATCTCGCGGTCTTCTATGGCCGCAATAATCTGCTGATCAACGGTGACCTGGGTTGGGTGCCCGGCAACGTATTCGCCACCATCGAAGACGGGCTCGCCGAGCTCGCGGCCGCATGTAACGCCCTGTGGCTGCGCGGCGTCGAAGGCGAAACACTCGCCTTCGCGCGTGCAGAATGA
- a CDS encoding aspartate aminotransferase family protein: protein MTALSPVLKQATPITVDHGEGCYLNATDGRRYLDFTAGIGVTSTGHCHPRVVEAARAQIGKLIHGQYTTVMHQPLLALTERLGDVLPEGLDSLFFANSGSEAIEAALRLVRQATGRPNVVVFHGGFHGRTVAAATMTTSGTRFSAGFSPLMAGVHVAPFPTAFRYGWSEEQATDFALRELDYLLTTLSAPAETAAFIVEPVLGEGGYVPGNTRFFQGLRERADAHGILLVFDEIQTGFGRTGKFFGHQHFEVRPDVITIAKGLASGFPLSGIAVSRELMAKAWPGSQGGTYGGNAVACAAALATIDVIESEGLVDNAAERGRQLLDGARSRATKAVGDVRGLGLMVGSEFTTAAGEPDAETAAAAQRLAVDKGMLLLTCGAYSNVVRMIPPLVVTPDQIDEALVIWSSVLDEL, encoded by the coding sequence ATGACGGCACTTTCCCCCGTTCTGAAGCAGGCCACGCCGATCACCGTCGACCACGGCGAAGGTTGCTACCTCAACGCCACCGACGGCCGCCGCTACCTCGACTTCACCGCGGGCATCGGCGTGACCAGCACCGGCCACTGTCACCCGCGGGTGGTCGAGGCTGCCCGCGCGCAGATCGGCAAGCTCATCCACGGCCAGTACACGACCGTCATGCATCAGCCACTGCTCGCCCTCACCGAACGGCTCGGCGACGTCCTTCCGGAGGGCCTGGACTCACTGTTCTTCGCCAATTCGGGCAGCGAGGCGATCGAGGCGGCGCTGCGGTTGGTCCGGCAGGCCACCGGCAGGCCGAATGTGGTTGTGTTCCACGGCGGTTTCCACGGACGCACGGTCGCGGCCGCCACCATGACGACTTCGGGCACGCGGTTCTCCGCGGGGTTCAGTCCGCTGATGGCGGGCGTGCACGTCGCCCCGTTCCCGACCGCCTTCCGATACGGTTGGAGCGAGGAGCAGGCGACCGACTTCGCGCTGCGTGAGCTGGACTACCTGCTCACCACCCTCAGCGCGCCCGCGGAAACCGCGGCGTTCATCGTCGAGCCGGTGCTCGGCGAGGGTGGCTACGTCCCAGGCAACACCCGCTTCTTCCAGGGCCTGCGTGAGCGCGCGGACGCGCACGGCATTCTGCTCGTCTTCGACGAGATCCAGACCGGATTCGGCCGGACCGGAAAGTTCTTCGGCCACCAGCACTTCGAGGTGCGACCCGACGTGATCACCATCGCCAAGGGCTTGGCCAGCGGCTTTCCGCTGTCGGGCATCGCGGTCTCGCGGGAGCTGATGGCCAAGGCATGGCCCGGTTCCCAGGGCGGCACCTACGGCGGCAACGCGGTCGCCTGTGCCGCCGCCCTGGCGACCATCGATGTCATCGAATCCGAAGGGTTGGTGGACAATGCCGCCGAGCGGGGGCGGCAACTGCTCGACGGCGCCCGTTCCCGCGCGACCAAGGCCGTCGGCGACGTGCGCGGACTGGGACTGATGGTCGGGTCGGAATTCACCACCGCGGCAGGCGAACCCGACGCCGAAACCGCCGCGGCGGCACAACGTCTCGCTGTCGACAAGGGCATGTTGCTGCTGACCTGCGGCGCGTACAGCAACGTGGTCCGGATGATCCCGCCCCTGGTCGTGACACCCGATCAGATCGACGAGGCGCTCGTCATCTGGTCCTCGGTCCTGGACGAACTGTAG
- a CDS encoding NAD-dependent succinate-semialdehyde dehydrogenase, translating into MLTEVELTPAERAAIDSVPTGLYLGGRWRETATTMPVIDPATGRELCAVADASPEDGMAALDAAAAAQHDWAHTPPRERSDILMRAHRMLLDDADRLALIATLEMGKPLAEARGEIGYAAEFFRWFAEEAVRLDGGYMTAPAGGSRFLVARQPVGPSLLITPWNFPMAMGTRKIGPALAAGCTCVIKPAEQTPLCTLALAEILHAAGVPAGVVNVVTTSDPERLMTPMILDERSRKLSFTGSTAVGKKLLEQCARTVMRTSMELGGNAPFLVFDDADLDAAVEGALAAKMRNIGQACTAANRIFVQRGVIDDFADRLAARMAALPLGRGTEPGVVVGPLIDADAVTKVTSLVADARARGARVLLGGDPIDDPGNFYPPTVLVDVPDDAQMCRTEIFGPVASITGFDTESEAVSRANDTPYGLVGYVFTESLRRGLRVCEALETGMVGLNQGVVSNPAAPFGGVKQSGLGREGGLLGIDEFLETKYIGVQL; encoded by the coding sequence ATGCTCACGGAAGTCGAGCTCACCCCGGCCGAACGCGCCGCGATCGATAGCGTGCCGACCGGCCTCTACCTCGGCGGCCGGTGGCGCGAGACGGCGACGACAATGCCTGTTATCGACCCGGCGACCGGACGGGAGCTGTGCGCGGTCGCCGATGCCTCGCCGGAGGACGGTATGGCCGCACTCGACGCCGCCGCGGCCGCGCAGCACGACTGGGCGCACACCCCGCCGCGCGAACGCAGCGACATCCTGATGCGCGCGCACCGGATGCTGCTCGACGACGCCGACCGGCTGGCCCTGATCGCCACACTCGAGATGGGCAAGCCGCTCGCCGAGGCGCGCGGCGAAATCGGCTACGCCGCAGAGTTCTTCCGCTGGTTCGCCGAGGAGGCAGTGCGACTTGACGGCGGCTACATGACCGCGCCCGCAGGCGGCTCCCGGTTCCTGGTCGCGCGGCAACCGGTCGGACCGAGTCTGCTCATCACACCCTGGAATTTCCCGATGGCCATGGGCACCCGCAAGATCGGGCCCGCTCTGGCGGCCGGCTGCACCTGCGTAATCAAACCGGCCGAGCAGACACCGCTGTGCACCCTGGCGCTCGCCGAGATCCTGCACGCGGCCGGAGTGCCAGCCGGGGTGGTCAACGTAGTCACCACCTCGGATCCGGAACGCCTGATGACGCCCATGATCCTCGACGAACGCTCCCGCAAACTGTCGTTCACCGGTTCCACCGCAGTAGGCAAGAAGCTGCTCGAGCAGTGCGCGCGGACGGTCATGCGCACGTCGATGGAGCTCGGCGGCAACGCGCCGTTTCTCGTCTTCGACGATGCCGATCTCGACGCGGCCGTCGAGGGAGCGCTGGCGGCGAAGATGCGCAATATCGGCCAGGCATGTACCGCGGCGAATCGAATCTTCGTGCAGCGCGGGGTGATCGACGACTTCGCCGATCGGCTCGCCGCACGGATGGCGGCGCTGCCGCTGGGACGCGGCACCGAGCCGGGTGTCGTCGTCGGACCGCTGATCGACGCCGACGCCGTCACGAAGGTGACCAGTCTGGTGGCAGACGCCCGCGCACGCGGAGCCCGGGTACTGCTCGGCGGTGATCCGATCGACGATCCCGGAAACTTCTATCCCCCGACGGTTCTGGTCGATGTGCCCGATGACGCGCAGATGTGCCGCACCGAGATCTTCGGACCGGTCGCGAGCATCACCGGTTTCGACACCGAAAGCGAGGCGGTGAGCCGCGCCAACGACACCCCGTACGGACTGGTGGGCTACGTGTTCACCGAGAGTCTGCGGCGCGGCCTGCGCGTCTGCGAGGCGCTCGAGACCGGCATGGTCGGGTTGAATCAGGGTGTGGTGTCTAATCCCGCCGCGCCGTTCGGCGGGGTCAAGCAATCCGGGCTCGGCCGCGAAGGCGGCCTACTCGGGATCGACGAATTTCTGGAGACCAAGTACATCGGGGTACAGCTGTGA
- a CDS encoding tartrate dehydrogenase encodes MNSYRIATIPGDGIGVDVTTEAVKVLDAVLLGIEWTEFDWSCEQYLRTGAMMPRDGVQLLAGFDAILLGAVGFPGVPDHISLWGLLIPLRRAFGQYVNLRPVRLLPGIESALRDRRAEDLDILIVRENSEGEYSEIGGIHNLGRPEEFVLQESVFTRAGCERIIRYAFDRARERRGDLCSATKSNGLIHSMPYWDSVFDRIAAEYPDVRARQMHVDALAAEIVLHPDRLDVIVGSNLFGDILSDLAAAVTGGLGLAPSGNINPDRAAPSMFESVHGSAPDIAGQGIANPIAQILAAAMMLDHLGETKAATAIDHAVAEILAEASIRTPDLGGTNTTTELGTAIAERARKLADR; translated from the coding sequence GTGAACTCGTACCGTATTGCGACCATTCCCGGCGACGGCATCGGCGTCGACGTGACCACCGAGGCTGTCAAGGTCTTGGACGCCGTACTCCTTGGCATCGAATGGACCGAATTCGACTGGTCGTGTGAGCAATATCTGCGCACCGGCGCCATGATGCCGCGGGACGGGGTGCAACTGCTCGCCGGATTCGACGCGATCTTGCTGGGCGCGGTGGGCTTCCCGGGCGTGCCCGACCATATCTCGCTGTGGGGCTTGCTGATCCCGCTGCGGCGGGCCTTCGGCCAATACGTGAACCTGCGTCCGGTCCGGCTACTACCCGGCATCGAATCGGCGCTGCGTGACCGCCGCGCCGAGGATCTGGACATCCTGATCGTGCGGGAGAACTCCGAGGGGGAATACTCCGAGATCGGCGGTATCCACAACCTCGGACGGCCCGAGGAGTTCGTCCTCCAGGAGTCCGTATTCACCCGGGCGGGCTGCGAGCGGATCATCCGCTACGCGTTCGACCGGGCCCGCGAGCGTCGCGGCGATCTGTGCTCGGCCACCAAATCGAACGGGCTCATCCACTCGATGCCCTACTGGGACAGCGTCTTCGACCGCATCGCCGCCGAATACCCCGACGTACGAGCCCGGCAGATGCACGTCGACGCACTCGCCGCCGAGATCGTCCTGCACCCCGACCGCCTCGATGTCATCGTCGGCTCGAACCTGTTCGGCGACATCCTCTCCGACCTCGCCGCCGCGGTCACCGGCGGCCTCGGCCTCGCCCCCTCGGGCAACATCAACCCCGACCGCGCCGCACCGTCTATGTTCGAATCCGTCCACGGCAGCGCACCCGACATCGCCGGCCAAGGCATCGCCAACCCCATCGCCCAGATCCTCGCCGCCGCCATGATGCTCGACCACCTCGGTGAAACCAAAGCCGCCACCGCCATCGACCACGCCGTGGCAGAAATACTGGCCGAAGCCTCGATCCGCACCCCCGACCTCGGTGGCACCAACACTACGACCGAACTCGGCACAGCAATCGCCGAACGCGCCCGGAAACTGGCCGACCGCTGA
- a CDS encoding S8 family serine peptidase yields the protein MRVLIQLRPAAELVAAVADPAVTVSPSDVIDELPGFVLDRSFAPVAMPRPTGTDQLSYSLAPTDASVLVRGEIADDEVAALSRSRTVTGVFADPVIQTSLTCGDNAAVGNWHDVGSLLHVEDLAAAGLTGAAVALAIVDTGINAKRVTEVRSGPVNIDKKRSWNPPGVTGTAGEFPVEHGTMCAFDALVAAPQAALLDIPVMRSVQRGKSVMEGLLSDAVAAYAHLRTVLTDQPAASRALVVSNSWGSFSPQWDFPVGQPGNYSDNPSHPFNIIIGSLEAAGADIVFAAGNCGRDCPDGRCAFPDKPITGANSHPSVLSVGGVDTTGTRVGYSSQGPGRLTDRKPDICAYTHFLGSTAFGADEPDTGTSAACPVAAGLITAIRTEWPAAKLAPARLRALLQRTATNRAAAGYDYDYGYGVADADAILAELRRTATRA from the coding sequence ATGCGCGTTTTGATTCAGCTTCGTCCCGCTGCCGAACTGGTTGCCGCAGTGGCCGATCCCGCTGTCACTGTCAGTCCTTCCGATGTCATCGACGAACTGCCCGGCTTCGTCCTCGATCGATCCTTCGCGCCCGTCGCGATGCCGCGGCCGACCGGCACCGATCAGCTGTCCTACTCTCTGGCACCGACCGACGCATCGGTGCTGGTGCGTGGCGAGATCGCCGATGACGAGGTCGCGGCGTTGTCCCGATCCCGCACGGTCACGGGTGTTTTCGCGGATCCGGTTATCCAGACCAGTCTCACCTGCGGAGACAACGCGGCGGTAGGCAACTGGCACGATGTCGGCTCGCTGCTGCACGTCGAGGACCTGGCGGCGGCCGGATTGACCGGCGCAGCAGTCGCATTGGCCATCGTCGACACCGGCATCAACGCGAAGCGTGTCACGGAAGTCCGCAGCGGGCCGGTGAACATCGACAAGAAGCGCAGTTGGAATCCGCCCGGAGTCACCGGGACGGCGGGCGAATTCCCCGTCGAGCACGGGACGATGTGTGCCTTCGACGCACTCGTCGCGGCACCTCAGGCCGCGCTGCTCGACATCCCGGTCATGCGCAGCGTGCAACGCGGAAAGTCCGTCATGGAGGGTTTGCTGTCGGACGCCGTCGCCGCCTACGCCCATTTGCGCACGGTTCTGACCGATCAGCCCGCCGCATCGCGAGCCCTGGTGGTCAGCAACAGCTGGGGATCGTTCTCACCACAGTGGGACTTTCCCGTCGGGCAGCCCGGCAACTACTCCGACAATCCGTCGCATCCGTTCAACATCATCATCGGCTCGCTGGAAGCCGCTGGTGCCGACATCGTCTTCGCCGCGGGTAATTGCGGACGTGACTGCCCGGACGGTCGCTGCGCCTTCCCGGACAAACCGATCACCGGCGCCAACTCGCATCCGAGCGTCCTGTCCGTCGGCGGCGTCGACACCACCGGCACGCGTGTCGGCTACTCCTCCCAGGGCCCGGGCCGCCTGACCGACCGCAAGCCCGATATCTGCGCCTACACCCACTTCCTCGGATCGACGGCGTTCGGCGCAGACGAACCGGACACCGGTACGTCGGCGGCCTGCCCGGTCGCGGCGGGCTTGATCACGGCGATCCGCACCGAATGGCCTGCGGCGAAACTGGCGCCGGCCCGACTGCGCGCGCTGCTGCAACGCACCGCGACCAATCGCGCCGCCGCCGGGTATGACTACGACTACGGGTACGGCGTCGCCGACGCCGACGCGATCCTCGCGGAACTGCGGCGCACGGCGACGCGCGCGTAG
- a CDS encoding AfsR/SARP family transcriptional regulator: MLVVVDVLVLGPVRVVAATAEVTLDRPLERALLVRLALAAGTPVPDGQLAEDLWGRDIERPVQRLRVVVSRLRSALGPHADLVGRTPAGYHTTVTARDLTVARAAVEQLHRARRSGDHAAAAAAAGQALALWRGPSLGDLRAVPYAAAEGERLDDWRLELTVAGLDATLELGAGGEVLAELTGLVAGHPLHEPLCRLLALALYRVGRQADSLERLARLRRTLADELGVDPAPATAELEFRILNHDPDLMPRTRFVSTAPGPPPTQNEETNDRDRSATGFVGRAHELATVAARVSVPGLTTVVAVAGAGKSRLAVEIARIAARAGRTVVFVELAPLRRAEDVPHAVSAALEASGLAVTDKRAGADPVAAMTAAVHGLDRPLLVIDNAEHLVEPLAELAAALLGHGENFGGTTGPSLLVTSQRPLGLSGESVYPLGPLDRGVAVALFAQRAGLDRLLTAQERSQLVTICAAVDWLPLGIELAAGLTRVLTISQLARRIDDRVRLLVGGPRDAVAGRHSSLRMALDWSHELLDDRERMVLRGLGVFAGGCTLEAAESVIPDGKLEIGDIAPALAHLVNRSLVTVHADGENRRFLLLETVRDYAQTQLARAGETEAARSRHLDWCRELVRDIGEPEDFADAADVAAVFAEWANISAALENSSGTPRAADGLRLALDMHVPWLARAWFREARRHYDALVDAPGVTTAERAHALSHNGFHALMVGSLDTAAELLDRAEQLAEPSDDEDLAQTVRYYRGIVDIERCKLPEAVARLREGERLSPRATQAASFSDALGTALLYAGDSAGALAAYRRSIAVDRAHDDEHGLSRGLSNEAKALLALGRTKDALAAAAESDTYARRLDDRQILPLNDLTRAAAALAGGEFDAAESYCRAALAHEEEAMGLARVDLADVLLAAGELVRARKHLDEFRAAAHSRMGEHSVGVAWLAHRTIEVALRRAEGDPTAEQLADEVRTAHATAGFGWQRYTDRLAPPPR, from the coding sequence ATGCTTGTCGTTGTGGATGTGCTGGTGCTGGGGCCGGTGCGGGTGGTGGCCGCGACAGCGGAAGTCACCCTGGATCGTCCGTTGGAGCGTGCCCTCCTTGTCCGATTGGCATTGGCGGCCGGGACTCCGGTTCCGGACGGCCAGTTGGCCGAGGACCTCTGGGGGCGGGATATCGAGCGGCCCGTGCAACGGCTGCGGGTGGTGGTGTCGCGGCTGCGATCCGCGCTGGGCCCGCACGCCGACCTGGTCGGGCGCACACCCGCCGGATACCACACCACGGTGACGGCCCGCGACCTAACCGTGGCACGGGCGGCGGTGGAGCAGCTGCACCGTGCCCGCCGCTCGGGCGACCACGCCGCGGCCGCGGCTGCGGCCGGGCAGGCGTTGGCACTGTGGCGTGGGCCGTCGCTCGGCGATCTGCGGGCAGTGCCGTACGCGGCAGCGGAGGGCGAGCGACTCGACGACTGGCGGCTGGAGCTGACGGTCGCTGGGCTGGATGCCACCTTGGAACTGGGGGCAGGCGGGGAAGTGCTCGCCGAACTGACCGGGCTGGTGGCGGGGCACCCACTGCATGAACCACTGTGCCGGTTACTGGCCCTGGCGTTGTATCGAGTTGGCAGACAAGCAGATTCGCTGGAGCGCCTGGCGCGGCTACGCCGGACTCTCGCCGACGAGTTGGGGGTGGATCCGGCTCCTGCCACCGCGGAGTTGGAGTTTCGGATCCTGAACCACGATCCGGATCTGATGCCAAGAACACGGTTCGTATCCACTGCGCCGGGGCCGCCGCCCACGCAGAACGAGGAGACGAACGACCGGGACAGGTCGGCCACCGGCTTCGTCGGGCGGGCGCACGAGTTGGCCACAGTCGCGGCCCGCGTGAGCGTTCCGGGGTTGACGACGGTGGTCGCGGTGGCGGGTGCGGGGAAGTCGCGGCTGGCCGTGGAGATCGCGCGCATCGCCGCCCGCGCCGGGCGCACAGTGGTATTCGTCGAGCTGGCACCGCTGCGTCGCGCCGAGGACGTGCCGCATGCGGTATCGGCGGCGCTGGAGGCGAGCGGTCTGGCCGTGACGGACAAGAGGGCAGGCGCTGATCCTGTGGCGGCCATGACCGCCGCCGTGCACGGCCTCGACCGCCCACTGCTGGTGATCGACAATGCCGAGCACCTGGTCGAGCCGCTCGCGGAACTCGCCGCCGCGCTGCTCGGCCATGGCGAGAATTTCGGTGGAACAACGGGACCGAGTCTGCTGGTCACCTCACAGCGGCCGCTCGGGCTGTCGGGGGAGTCGGTGTATCCGCTGGGCCCCTTGGATCGCGGTGTCGCCGTGGCATTGTTCGCGCAGCGAGCGGGCTTGGACAGACTGCTGACGGCGCAGGAGCGTTCCCAGTTGGTGACCATCTGCGCGGCTGTGGACTGGCTTCCCCTCGGCATCGAGCTTGCCGCGGGTCTCACCCGGGTGTTGACGATCTCCCAGCTGGCCCGGCGCATCGACGATCGGGTACGGCTGCTGGTGGGCGGACCACGGGACGCGGTGGCCGGCCGACACAGCAGCCTGCGGATGGCGCTGGACTGGAGTCATGAGCTGCTGGATGACCGGGAGCGGATGGTGTTGCGCGGGCTCGGCGTCTTCGCCGGGGGCTGCACGCTGGAAGCGGCCGAATCGGTGATACCTGACGGCAAGCTCGAAATCGGCGATATTGCACCAGCATTGGCGCACCTGGTGAACCGTAGCCTGGTAACTGTGCACGCCGATGGCGAGAATCGACGGTTCCTGTTGTTGGAGACCGTGCGAGACTACGCGCAGACGCAACTTGCCCGTGCTGGCGAGACCGAGGCGGCCCGAAGTCGACATCTCGACTGGTGTCGGGAGCTGGTGCGGGACATCGGTGAGCCGGAGGATTTCGCCGACGCGGCCGATGTGGCCGCCGTGTTCGCCGAATGGGCGAATATCTCGGCGGCACTGGAGAATTCCTCGGGCACCCCACGCGCCGCGGACGGCCTGCGCCTGGCGCTGGACATGCACGTGCCCTGGCTGGCCCGGGCCTGGTTCCGCGAGGCCCGGCGCCATTACGATGCCTTGGTCGACGCTCCCGGCGTCACCACCGCTGAGCGCGCACATGCTCTGAGCCACAACGGGTTTCACGCACTGATGGTGGGTTCATTGGACACCGCCGCGGAACTCCTGGACCGAGCCGAACAGCTCGCCGAACCGTCGGATGACGAGGATCTTGCCCAGACCGTGCGTTACTACCGGGGCATTGTCGACATCGAGCGGTGCAAACTGCCCGAGGCGGTCGCGAGGTTGCGCGAGGGGGAGCGGCTGTCTCCGCGCGCAACCCAGGCCGCGTCCTTCTCCGACGCGCTCGGCACGGCGCTGCTGTATGCGGGGGATTCGGCGGGTGCGCTGGCCGCCTATCGCCGGTCCATCGCGGTGGACCGGGCTCACGACGACGAGCACGGGCTGTCGCGGGGTCTGAGCAACGAAGCCAAGGCCCTGCTCGCGTTGGGACGGACCAAGGACGCGTTGGCGGCCGCTGCCGAATCCGACACCTACGCACGGCGACTGGACGATCGGCAAATCCTGCCGCTCAACGACCTCACCCGGGCCGCCGCCGCCTTGGCCGGCGGGGAGTTCGACGCCGCGGAAAGCTACTGCCGAGCCGCCCTCGCCCACGAGGAAGAGGCGATGGGACTGGCGCGCGTCGACCTAGCCGATGTGCTGCTGGCCGCGGGGGAACTGGTGCGGGCGCGCAAACACCTGGATGAATTCCGCGCCGCGGCACACAGTCGGATGGGTGAGCATTCGGTCGGTGTGGCCTGGTTGGCGCATCGAACGATCGAGGTGGCGCTGCGCCGAGCCGAGGGCGACCCCACCGCCGAACAGCTCGCCGACGAGGTCCGAACCGCGCATGCCACGGCAGGATTCGGCTGGCAGCGCTACACCGACAGATTGGCCCCGCCACCTCGGTAA
- a CDS encoding bifunctional 2-methylcitrate synthase/citrate synthase, with the protein MTETAIPTIYKGLAGVVVDTTAVSKVVPETNSLTYRGYAVQDLAGHCSFEQVAYLLWNGELPNDAQLERFCQQERAARRADRSLLSLVAKMPENCPPMDVVRTAISYLGAEDPSEDDNSPAANRAKALRMMAVLPTIVAADHRRRHGQDQIAPHSHLGFAENFLNMCFGKIPSRELVQAFEVSLILYAEHSFNASTFAARVVTSTLSDIYSAVTAAIGALKGPLHGGANEAVMHDMLEVDDPALAEQWLRSKLAKKDKVMGFGHRVYKSGDSRVPTMKKAFVDIAAATDGHKWVQMYEILERTMNEATGIKPNLDFPTGPAYYLLGFDIEVFTPIFVMSRITGWAAHIIEQGESNALIRPLSEYVGVPQRSVVA; encoded by the coding sequence ATGACGGAGACTGCCATACCGACGATCTACAAGGGTCTCGCCGGTGTCGTCGTCGACACCACCGCCGTCTCCAAGGTGGTGCCGGAAACCAACTCGCTGACCTACCGTGGCTATGCCGTGCAGGATCTGGCCGGACATTGCAGCTTCGAGCAGGTCGCCTATCTCCTGTGGAACGGCGAACTGCCCAATGACGCTCAGCTGGAACGGTTCTGCCAGCAGGAGCGCGCCGCCCGCCGCGCCGACCGGTCGTTGCTGTCGCTCGTGGCGAAGATGCCAGAGAACTGCCCTCCGATGGATGTGGTGCGCACCGCGATCAGCTACCTCGGCGCCGAAGACCCATCCGAGGACGACAACAGCCCGGCGGCCAACCGCGCCAAGGCATTACGGATGATGGCGGTGCTGCCGACCATCGTCGCGGCCGATCACCGCCGCCGCCACGGTCAAGACCAGATCGCCCCCCATTCCCATCTCGGATTCGCCGAAAACTTCCTGAACATGTGCTTCGGCAAGATCCCGTCTCGGGAATTGGTGCAGGCGTTCGAGGTGTCGCTGATTCTGTACGCCGAGCACAGCTTCAATGCCTCGACCTTCGCCGCACGGGTGGTCACCTCGACGCTGTCGGACATCTACAGCGCGGTGACCGCGGCCATCGGAGCGCTCAAGGGTCCGCTGCACGGCGGCGCCAACGAAGCGGTCATGCACGACATGCTCGAGGTCGACGATCCTGCCCTTGCCGAGCAGTGGCTGCGCAGCAAGCTCGCCAAGAAGGACAAGGTGATGGGTTTCGGGCACCGGGTCTACAAAAGCGGTGACTCCCGGGTGCCGACGATGAAGAAGGCCTTCGTCGACATCGCCGCCGCCACCGACGGCCACAAGTGGGTTCAGATGTACGAAATCCTCGAACGTACGATGAACGAGGCGACCGGCATCAAGCCCAATCTCGATTTCCCGACCGGTCCCGCGTATTACCTGCTCGGCTTCGATATCGAGGTATTCACCCCGATCTTCGTGATGAGCCGGATCACCGGTTGGGCCGCGCACATCATCGAACAGGGCGAGTCCAACGCGCTGATCCGGCCGCTGAGCGAATACGTCGGCGTGCCACAGCGATCGGTCGTCGCCTGA
- the prpB gene encoding methylisocitrate lyase, with protein sequence MTGILAAATSAADKRTAFRAGLASGTIQRFPGAFNPLVAKLIQEIGFDGVYVSGAVVSADLALPDIGLTTLSEVSARGQQIARVTDLPVLIDADTGFGEPMSAARTVTILEDAGIAGCHLEDQVNPKRCGHLDGKAVVPTEEMVRRLRAAVSARRDPNFVICARTDAAGIEGIDAAVERAKAYADAGADLIFTEALSDEGEFAKFRAAVSTPLLANMTEFGKSELLTAATLESLGYNAVIYPVSTLRLAMWAAEAGLREIFAEGTQAGLLDRMQHRSRLYELLDYQHYNEFDSDIFNFSLGRNQ encoded by the coding sequence ATGACCGGGATACTCGCCGCGGCGACCTCGGCCGCCGACAAACGCACGGCATTCCGTGCGGGCTTGGCCTCGGGCACGATCCAGCGGTTCCCCGGCGCGTTCAACCCGTTGGTGGCCAAGCTGATCCAGGAAATCGGGTTCGACGGCGTCTATGTCTCCGGCGCGGTGGTCTCGGCCGATCTCGCGCTGCCCGATATCGGGCTCACCACACTCAGCGAGGTCTCCGCGCGCGGGCAGCAGATCGCTCGGGTCACCGACCTGCCGGTGCTCATCGACGCCGACACCGGTTTCGGTGAGCCGATGAGCGCCGCGCGCACCGTGACGATCCTCGAGGACGCCGGGATCGCGGGATGTCATCTCGAGGATCAAGTCAACCCGAAACGCTGCGGCCACCTGGACGGCAAGGCCGTGGTGCCCACCGAGGAAATGGTGCGCCGGCTGCGTGCGGCCGTATCCGCGAGGCGGGATCCGAATTTCGTGATCTGCGCGCGCACCGACGCCGCCGGGATCGAGGGCATCGACGCCGCCGTCGAACGGGCAAAGGCCTACGCCGACGCGGGCGCGGACCTGATCTTCACCGAAGCGCTGTCGGACGAAGGCGAATTCGCGAAGTTCCGTGCCGCTGTTTCGACTCCGTTGCTGGCCAACATGACCGAGTTCGGCAAGTCCGAACTGCTCACGGCGGCCACCCTGGAATCGCTCGGCTACAACGCGGTGATCTACCCGGTTTCCACGCTGCGCCTGGCGATGTGGGCCGCCGAAGCCGGTCTGCGCGAAATCTTCGCCGAAGGCACCCAAGCCGGCTTGCTCGATCGGATGCAGCACCGCAGCAGGCTCTACGAACTGCTCGACTATCAGCATTACAACGAGTTCGATTCCGACATCTTCAATTTCAGCCTGGGAAGGAACCAGTGA